One genomic region from Prochlorococcus marinus CUG1433 encodes:
- a CDS encoding BMC domain-containing protein, whose product MEPTSSLNRGERKKGSSLVTGSEVQSQASGASCFITTDSEKSLVSRQASQVEQIELRTYVFLDSLQPQLAAYMGTVSRGFLPIPGDSCLWMEVSPGMAVHRVTDIALKASNVRLGQMIVERAFGSLALYHKDQSTVLHSGDVVLDAIGSEVRKRTKPSTSWTEVIRAITPDHAVLINRQNRSGSMIQSGMSMFILETEPAGYVLKAANEAEKASNITVVDVKAVGAFGRLTLAGKEGDVEEAAAAAIRAIDEISNY is encoded by the coding sequence ATGGAACCAACTTCTAGTTTAAACAGAGGGGAACGAAAAAAAGGCAGTTCTCTTGTCACAGGATCTGAGGTGCAATCTCAGGCCAGTGGTGCAAGCTGTTTTATTACAACTGATTCAGAAAAATCTTTGGTATCCAGACAAGCAAGTCAAGTTGAACAAATTGAGTTGAGAACATATGTTTTTTTGGATTCTCTACAGCCCCAATTGGCGGCATATATGGGAACCGTTAGTAGAGGTTTTTTACCAATTCCTGGAGATTCATGTCTTTGGATGGAAGTTTCACCTGGAATGGCCGTTCATAGAGTGACTGATATTGCCTTAAAGGCTAGTAATGTGAGACTAGGTCAGATGATTGTTGAAAGAGCATTTGGATCTCTTGCTCTTTACCATAAAGATCAAAGCACGGTTTTACATTCTGGAGATGTTGTTCTAGATGCTATTGGGAGTGAAGTTAGAAAAAGAACAAAACCTTCAACGAGTTGGACTGAAGTTATTAGAGCAATTACTCCTGATCATGCAGTTTTAATAAATAGACAAAACAGAAGCGGATCAATGATTCAATCCGGAATGAGCATGTTTATACTAGAAACTGAACCAGCTGGTTATGTTTTAAAAGCAGCAAATGAAGCAGAAAAAGCCTCAAATATTACTGTTGTTGATGTTAAGGCAGTTGGAGCTTTTGGTAGATTAACTCTCGCAGGGAAAGAAGGAGATGTAGAAGAGGCAGCAGCAGCTGCTATTAGAGCAATTGATGAAATTTCAAATTATTGA
- the rdgB gene encoding RdgB/HAM1 family non-canonical purine NTP pyrophosphatase, which translates to MNLPVLTIASGNQRKVSEISEMLDVLSLKVQKQPEYLNVEETGNTYFENALLKAKAAALETKTWALADDSGLEVDVLDGRPGIYSARYAKNNDEKIKKLINELSDSPYRSARFISCMVLCDPSGNLVKDTTGICWGEILKNPKYPNGEFESIFWVKEANCVYGELTQSQLNKLGSRGKAAKIMSPFLKKEMGLS; encoded by the coding sequence TTGAACCTTCCAGTTCTAACTATTGCTAGTGGCAATCAAAGAAAAGTATCTGAAATTTCAGAGATGCTGGATGTTTTGTCTTTAAAGGTTCAGAAGCAACCAGAATATTTAAATGTCGAAGAGACTGGAAACACATATTTTGAGAATGCACTTCTAAAAGCAAAAGCAGCTGCTTTAGAGACTAAAACTTGGGCATTAGCTGATGACTCGGGTCTTGAAGTAGATGTTTTAGATGGTCGGCCAGGAATTTATTCTGCTCGATATGCCAAAAATAATGATGAGAAAATTAAAAAATTAATCAATGAACTTTCTGATAGTCCTTACAGAAGTGCAAGATTTATAAGTTGTATGGTTTTGTGCGATCCCTCAGGAAACTTAGTTAAAGATACAACAGGAATATGCTGGGGAGAAATTCTTAAGAACCCCAAATACCCAAATGGGGAGTTCGAATCTATTTTTTGGGTTAAAGAAGCTAATTGTGTTTACGGTGAACTCACACAATCGCAACTAAATAAATTAGGTAGTAGAGGTAAAGCTGCAAAAATTATGTCACCTTTTTTAAAAAAAGAGATGGGTTTAAGTTAA
- a CDS encoding ferredoxin:protochlorophyllide reductase (ATP-dependent) subunit B, whose protein sequence is MELTLWTYEGPPHVGAMRIASSMKDIHYVLHAPQGDTYADLLFTMIERRGQRPPVTYTTFQARDLGGDTAELVKKNIKEAVERFKPKTLLVGESCTAELIQDQPGALAKGMGFDMPIVNLELPAYSKKENWGASETFYQLTRTLLKEKVSSSEKISPLRWKELGRRPKVNILGPSLLGFRCRDDVIEIQRILSEQGIDTNVVAPLGASPDDIERLIDAEINICLYPEIAEASCEWLKRNFGMEYTNTIPIGIKNTIEFINEVHNKLNLPLTNKEELENKSKLPWYSKSVDSNYLTGKRVFIFGDGTHAIAAAKIAKEELGFEVVGLGTYSREMARQVRATAKDLNLEALITNNYLEVEDAMKKAAPELVLGTQMERHSAKRLGIPCSVISTPMHVQDVPARYSPQMGWEGANVIFDDWVHPLMMGLEEHLIDMFKHDFEFVDGHQSHLGHTATNTKDILNSDEKKENNPKEGIIWTESGRAELTKVPFFVRGKVKTNTEKYAILRGIPEINDETLYDAKAYFS, encoded by the coding sequence ATGGAATTAACTCTATGGACATATGAAGGACCGCCACATGTTGGTGCGATGAGAATTGCCTCTTCAATGAAAGATATTCATTATGTTCTTCATGCCCCTCAAGGAGATACATATGCAGATCTTCTTTTTACAATGATTGAAAGGAGGGGGCAAAGACCTCCTGTAACTTATACAACTTTCCAAGCTAGAGACCTTGGAGGCGATACAGCTGAATTAGTAAAGAAAAATATTAAGGAAGCTGTCGAACGATTTAAACCCAAAACTCTTTTAGTTGGAGAAAGTTGTACTGCAGAATTAATCCAAGACCAGCCTGGGGCTCTTGCAAAAGGAATGGGGTTTGATATGCCAATTGTTAATCTTGAATTACCTGCCTATAGCAAGAAAGAAAATTGGGGAGCTTCAGAAACTTTTTATCAATTAACAAGAACTCTTTTGAAAGAGAAAGTAAGTTCTTCAGAAAAAATAAGTCCTCTAAGATGGAAGGAGTTAGGTCGCAGACCAAAAGTCAATATACTGGGCCCTTCACTACTGGGATTTAGATGCAGAGATGATGTAATTGAAATCCAACGCATACTTTCAGAGCAAGGAATAGATACAAACGTAGTTGCTCCATTAGGTGCTAGCCCAGATGATATTGAGAGACTAATTGATGCTGAAATAAATATTTGTCTTTATCCAGAAATTGCGGAAGCATCATGCGAATGGCTTAAACGGAACTTTGGAATGGAATATACAAACACTATTCCAATTGGAATAAAAAATACAATTGAATTTATAAATGAAGTTCATAACAAGTTGAACCTCCCCTTGACTAATAAAGAAGAATTAGAAAATAAATCAAAACTTCCTTGGTACTCAAAATCAGTTGACTCTAATTACTTAACTGGCAAAAGGGTTTTTATTTTTGGTGATGGAACACATGCAATCGCGGCTGCAAAAATTGCCAAAGAGGAATTAGGTTTCGAAGTAGTTGGTCTTGGTACATACAGTAGGGAAATGGCAAGACAGGTAAGAGCAACTGCAAAAGATCTAAACTTAGAAGCTTTAATTACTAATAATTATTTAGAAGTAGAAGATGCAATGAAAAAAGCCGCACCTGAACTAGTTTTAGGGACTCAAATGGAAAGGCATAGCGCCAAGAGACTTGGCATTCCATGTTCAGTAATAAGTACACCAATGCATGTTCAAGATGTTCCTGCAAGGTATAGTCCACAAATGGGATGGGAAGGAGCAAATGTGATTTTTGATGATTGGGTACATCCCTTAATGATGGGATTAGAAGAGCATCTTATCGATATGTTTAAACATGACTTTGAGTTTGTCGACGGTCATCAAAGCCATTTAGGACATACAGCGACAAACACAAAGGACATTTTAAATTCTGACGAAAAAAAAGAGAATAATCCTAAAGAGGGCATTATTTGGACTGAATCAGGTAGAGCTGAATTAACAAAAGTTCCATTTTTTGTAAGAGGTAAAGTTAAAACAAATACTGAAAAATACGCAATCTTGAGAGGAATTCCAGAGATAAACGATGAAACTCTTTACGATGCCAAAGCATATTTTAGTTAA
- a CDS encoding ferredoxin:protochlorophyllide reductase (ATP-dependent) iron-sulfur ATP-binding protein, protein MTSTINKPLDGEGSVQVKQDPKINIEEGALVIAVYGKGGIGKSTTSSNLSAAFSKLGKKVLQIGCDPKHDSTFTLTHKMVPTVIDILEEVDFHSEELRPNDFMFEGFNGVMCVESGGPPAGTGCGGYVTGQTVKLLKEHHLLEDTDVVIFDVLGDVVCGGFAAPLQHANYCLIVTANDFDSIFAMNRIVSAIKAKAKNYKVRLGGVVANRSKDTDQIDKFNERTGLKTMAHFKDVDAIRRSRLKKCTIFEMEPTEDVIEVQNEYLSLAKNMLENVEPLEGNPLKDREIFDLLGFD, encoded by the coding sequence ATGACAAGTACTATAAACAAACCTCTTGATGGGGAAGGGAGTGTTCAAGTAAAGCAAGATCCTAAAATAAATATCGAAGAAGGGGCTTTAGTTATTGCCGTATACGGAAAGGGCGGCATCGGGAAATCAACTACATCATCAAACCTATCTGCAGCATTCTCAAAATTAGGGAAAAAAGTTCTACAAATTGGATGTGATCCAAAGCACGATAGCACTTTCACTTTGACTCACAAGATGGTACCTACAGTTATCGATATTCTCGAAGAGGTAGATTTTCATAGCGAAGAATTAAGGCCAAACGATTTCATGTTTGAAGGCTTTAATGGCGTAATGTGTGTTGAAAGTGGAGGCCCTCCTGCTGGGACAGGGTGCGGGGGATATGTAACCGGTCAGACTGTTAAACTATTAAAAGAACATCATTTATTAGAAGATACTGACGTTGTTATTTTTGATGTCCTAGGAGATGTCGTTTGCGGAGGATTTGCTGCTCCATTGCAACATGCAAATTATTGTCTAATTGTTACTGCTAATGATTTCGATTCAATATTCGCTATGAATAGAATTGTTTCAGCAATTAAAGCAAAAGCTAAAAATTATAAAGTCAGATTAGGTGGGGTAGTCGCAAATAGATCAAAAGACACAGATCAAATTGATAAATTTAATGAAAGAACAGGTTTAAAAACTATGGCCCACTTTAAAGATGTCGACGCCATAAGAAGATCAAGGCTAAAAAAATGCACAATTTTTGAAATGGAACCAACTGAAGATGTTATTGAGGTTCAAAATGAATATTTATCACTTGCCAAAAA
- a CDS encoding ferredoxin:protochlorophyllide reductase (ATP-dependent) subunit N, with protein sequence MSKVEFNKETGPREVFCGLTSIVWLHRRMPDAFFLVVGSRTCAHLIQSAAGVMIFAEPRFGTAILEEKDLAGLADAHEELDRVVNDLIARRPEIKTLFLVGSCPSEVIKLDLATVAEKLNKRFLGQVRFVNYSGSGIETTFTQGEDGALKALIPLMESSNEEKLLLVGTLANNVEDRFKKIFKNLGISNIESFPPRQSTELPKIGKNTKVLLTQPYLSDTVRDLKHRGCEIISAPFPLGIEGSTEWFLAAAKAFKINELKVHEIISPLIDRAKLALESHKEILKGKRLFLLPESQLEISLARFLHNECEMDLIEVGTPYLNKDLMKEEINLLPDNTKIVEGQHVEKQLDRVRESNPDLVVCGMGLANPLEAEGISTKWSIEMVFSPIHGIDQAADLAGLFSKPLRRNQILTTKTLVTH encoded by the coding sequence ATGAGTAAAGTTGAATTTAACAAGGAAACTGGACCCAGGGAAGTTTTTTGTGGGTTAACTTCAATAGTTTGGCTCCACAGAAGAATGCCTGATGCATTTTTTCTAGTTGTAGGCTCAAGGACATGTGCTCATTTAATTCAAAGCGCTGCTGGAGTTATGATTTTTGCTGAGCCAAGATTTGGGACAGCTATTCTTGAAGAAAAAGATCTTGCTGGTCTTGCTGACGCTCATGAAGAATTAGATCGAGTAGTAAATGATCTTATTGCGAGAAGACCAGAAATAAAAACTCTTTTTCTAGTTGGATCTTGTCCAAGTGAGGTAATTAAATTAGATCTTGCCACTGTCGCAGAGAAATTAAATAAAAGATTTTTAGGTCAAGTGAGATTCGTTAATTACTCTGGCAGTGGGATAGAAACAACTTTTACCCAAGGTGAGGATGGTGCCTTAAAAGCTTTAATTCCATTAATGGAGTCATCAAATGAGGAGAAATTATTATTAGTTGGGACTCTTGCAAATAATGTAGAGGATAGGTTTAAAAAGATTTTTAAAAATTTAGGAATTTCAAATATTGAGAGCTTCCCACCCCGTCAATCAACAGAATTACCAAAGATTGGCAAAAATACAAAAGTTTTATTAACTCAGCCTTATTTAAGTGATACCGTTCGAGACCTAAAACATCGTGGTTGTGAAATAATTTCGGCTCCATTTCCTCTTGGTATCGAAGGCAGTACTGAATGGTTTTTAGCTGCAGCGAAAGCTTTCAAAATTAATGAACTTAAAGTTCATGAAATTATTTCGCCTTTAATTGATAGAGCAAAACTTGCTCTTGAATCTCACAAAGAAATACTTAAGGGGAAAAGATTATTTCTTCTTCCTGAATCGCAACTGGAGATATCTTTGGCAAGATTTTTGCATAATGAATGCGAAATGGATCTTATAGAGGTGGGCACTCCTTACCTAAATAAAGATTTAATGAAAGAGGAGATTAATTTATTACCTGATAATACAAAAATTGTCGAAGGACAACATGTAGAAAAACAATTAGATCGAGTAAGGGAATCTAATCCAGACTTAGTAGTTTGTGGAATGGGTTTAGCTAACCCACTGGAGGCTGAAGGAATTAGTACTAAGTGGTCCATAGAAATGGTATTCAGTCCAATTCATGGAATTGATCAAGCCGCAGACTTAGCAGGTCTCTTCTCTAAACCTTTAAGAAGGAATCAAATATTAACTACAAAAACTCTAGTAACTCATTAA